DNA sequence from the Thunnus albacares chromosome 22, fThuAlb1.1, whole genome shotgun sequence genome:
tttcaatattttttattgacaaaCCTGATTCTTTTATGTCTGGTTGACTATAATCTTTCTCAGATGATCAAATATCGATTTGTTTAACTGCTCTTATTCACAGTCTCAGTCTCTATACCAGGCGGGGCAACTGAAAATGTTACCCACGAGTCTTCTCAGAGATACTAAAGAAAACATTATCATCGTTAATGCAGTGATTTTAATGATTCATGTGTATTCATCCGGCCTCTATATACCGATGATAGTACATGAGTATACTGCGGACCGCGAAGGCATTGTTGGAAAGTCTCTGCGGAACCGGTGGCCTAAAAAATCATAACAATGTCTGGTTTCACAAGTTCAGCAGAAAAAGACAGCCCGCATTTTTAGACCAGATTCTCAGCTATATTTGTTGGATTTAGAACAATTGAAGTATTCACTGCGGGATACTCACCAGGCAAATTTCAATCATAAAGGGAGATTGCGATCCTATTTATAGGTTGAGAGGGGCTCTGGGCGGTTTAGTAATTTAATGCCACTTTTTTCACCCAAACAATAATGTCTGCGCACGACAAATCGGTATTTATGCCTTTAAAAAAATTGTGGGTATTTTGTATTTGCAAGGACACAGATAATCAATCACATATTTTCAAACCCTTAATATTTAAAGGCTGACTGGGATAAATGATCGTTGTGAACTGGAAAATAATGTACAACTATTCCAGATTTCTCCCACAGCCCAACATGTCAGTGAATTTACTACAGCCTGCAAGTGTTAATATGAGTGTCAGTGTGGATATTTGTGCATGTTGTTGTAACCTGCTTCCTGTTTATGATGTAGGGTGTATTCTACTTCCTTCCTCTTACTGCATGGTAGATAGGCTCCAGCCCACCATGACACTGCACAGGATTAGAGAGTGTAGAAATCAGTGGGGGACTCAGACTATCTGAGGGGATACATTTAATGGGCCCCCTTCAGCAGAGAGCAACGAtgcatgtttggtaaaaaggCTTCATTCCCAATTAAGAATAAAATTTTATAAGGTGACTCagaatataaagaaaacaatacCTTTGTATTAAAAAGTATTTactctttaaacatttattttactaatATCTCTGCAATAAAATACAGGGAATGGgcaatgttttaaatgtttttttctcaaacacatctgtggTAAAAACATGGAACTATTAACGTTTTGAGAATTAGCTGTTTTGAGCAGTCTTGTCAGGGAAACATGAAGCAAGATTAGTGAAATCAAAGGAGAATTCTTTTTGCCAtgagtttgtaaatgttaatgacctTGTTATGGTCAGTTGCGTTGTCCCTCTCAatggacaacagcagaagatCTGAGAGCCTTCCTTCTCCACATCTTTTTCCAAACTGGGTCTCGAGCAGCTTCAGTTTGAGAATGATTGTCGACTGATGCAGTTTTTACTGTTAAAATAGGCTGTGCTGAcccaaagacaacagaacaatCTAAATGGGTGTGGCTGAGAAAACTAGTGAGTAGTACTGTACCAAAATCAACTGAATGGAATAATGtcagctacaacaactacaaactgtttttaaagtgCTTTAATTACCTAATGGTCAGCCAAACATAAAGAATACATTAATTTCTACCATAATGGCCAGTTTGTTCCATCGTTAGGGCATCTTATAGGGCAAAGTATCTCATGTTCTTCAGCGGGAGGGCACAATGTTTTTCTCACATATAGGGCACCCTATAAAGCACATTCAccatgttttttgttcattaaatctcatcatgacatcatgttttctcACAACTTATGGCATCCCAGAGGAAACCATACAGAACCTCCAGCTTATCCCATTACAACAACAACTCATAGGGCATTGCATTACAACTTGTGGGGGTTCTTTATGGGACACTATCACATGTTCTTCCACTGAAAGGGCATCTATGAGGGCACTTCATTCCAGATTGTCATATATAGAGAGGCACTCTATAGGGCACTGCATCCTGATTTACCCTTTGgtgtgttttctcctttgtgtggGCACCTTGGGGGAAATTTTATAATGTTTGCTCTACTGCTCtaccttagagggcactttcacagtattttgtTGTCCTCAGGGGCACCAGGGTGGCGGTTGCCTCCCCTGCTCCCCCCTGAGTCCACCAGTATTAGAAATGGTCCATATATGCCCATGCAAACAGTGGTTCTGGCTGAGGTTTGTGCAAGGATTTTCTGGTTTGGGTCCATAGTAAAGCAGGCTGCATGGTATTTTAAACTTCTTTGGTAATAAAGCCTTACAGACTTGTCTCTTATTACTTTCAGTGAGAAGCAGCTTGAATATCTGCACTGGAAGCGTGGGATGACTGAGTGTTTCCACAATGGAGGTAAATTGCTCCTTGTACATCTTCAGAAGGcgaaattaaaataaaattgcaaaattgtctcttattattttcagtGAGAAGCCATCACCTCATGACTGGATGAGTTGATTTAACACACCTGAACATgcatattcttattcttatttgtCAAGGACGTCAGTGATGAAGATTCATTTGTTGATCTGTACAGTGCAGAGGACACTCCACCAACACCACAGACTGGCTGCAAGGGTGAGTGTCAACAGATTGATGCAAGTGGTAAACAGAAGACAAACTGGTGTGGATTAGCAAGCAGCCAGCCTATACTGTTAAAGAATTGGCAGCAAGTTTGacattaaagctataatatgtaactattccgcattaaaatgtcaaaaaacaactagacctatgttatatattttgttaagttGTGTACTTACACTATCcttaattttaatcaaggtaacagtCCGTTTtgattgttattgtttgttttgattgagagacccctagtggctgaaattacatattgtgcgtttaattaataaattataaatgcaatCCTGATTTTGATAATCCTGATTTTGATAATCATTGTCTATATATTCACAGAGACACAAATGGAAAGCTTATTGGAGGATCTGGGCTTGGAGCAGCACTACAAAGAGAAGCTATCCCTGAGCACAATACTTCAGATTAATGAGAAGACCATTACTGATGAACCTGTCAAGCGTAACTCAGATCTTCCATGGTATTTTCTGAAGAAACTGATGATGGTTAATGTGACAGCTAGGAATGTGAAATGTACATCAGTATGTGACTCAAACTGTGATGCTGCATCAGGGAATACAGGGTTAGATCTTGATAATCTGCTCAACAGTCCAAATTCAGGTGACATGCTAAACCCCCTCGACATAATCACTGCTCTCTTTCTGTGTTCTGATGGTTTTGTACAGCAGGAAATGGCACTCAAAATGTCTATGTGTCAGTTTTCTGTGCCTCTGCTGCTTCCCAATTGTGAAACAGAACAGTGCACACTCATGCTGTGGGCCATGAGAGACATTGTTAAAAAGTACAGACCTCAGTCCCTTTCTGTATCCAAGGGCTTCATTGAAGACAGAGTTGTTCTCTCAGATCTTCCAATGATATCTTTTGTGAGACTGGGTGAATGCTCCTTGTCCAAGTCAGAGATTCTCAATAAGCTTTTGAGCAATTCTCAGCAGTACCATGACACCTTTGTTCACTGCAATATGGAGTGTGGCGACAGCCCGAGGAGAATATCTAATGGATTGGTTGAAATTACTTGGTACCTCCCTtgtggaaacaaaaacatggatCTTTTCAGTGAGCCGGTTGCTGTAGCTAACCTTCGTGGGGACATTGCTTCATTTGAAACACAATACTCTTTTTTGTGTCAGACATCTACAGCAGTTTTTGTATTCTTTGACAATTTGGACTCTGAGTGCAGGCTACTGACCAACCAACACCACAAGGCACAGATCTACTTGGTGGGCAACCATCAAAGCAAGCAGTTCAGTTTAGATGCTCTGAAAAAGGTAGCAACCAAGTTGGGCTTGACTAACAGCAACATTATTTTGAAGACTAAGCAGATGAATGATGCAGACTTTGTGTCAAAGCTGCGGAACACAGTCAGGGATGCAGTTGAGAGCTCCAAGAAGAAAATGCGAATAGAGCAGATGACTGACATTGCCTATGAACTGGGAATCTTGGTTGATGAAGACTCTCCAGAGTGCCAGACTGCCAAGAAAAATGCAGATGCCATCACTGCAGAAATTCATGACACCCTTAAATACAAAGAAGCTCAGCTTCCCAGGCAAGGGAAAATATGGAAAGATTTGACTTGCTTAGAAAAGGAAGAATTTCGTCTTCAAAAAGTTGGATCTGAAAACATAGAAATGTACAAAGGTAATCTTAAggtacagaaaacaaaacttcGGGGAAAACAGAACTCTTATGACATATCAACTGCTATGACATGCTTCATCAACGCAGTATCAAGCCCAGGAATAGAGAGGTGCTATTTCCTGAAATGGATGCGTATAAACCTCGATAACCTGTCTCGAGAAAAACTGTCTGATCTCAGGGAGCAGtacaaaaagaaatgcaaaagtTCTGACAACAAAGAAGAGATTAAAGACATTGACAGACAACTTTCCAACAGCTCACTGGGGACTGAGCACTTCTTCCGTGAAATGGGTCAAATCTATGAAGCTTCAGTTTCCCTTCCAGAAACACACCCATCACGTCAACAATTACAGCACCTTCCAAAACTCTGTGCAGGATTGTTGCTTGATGGCTTTCCTCTTGAGCTTGTAGATGGAGATGCATCCAACATACCTCTCAGATGGGTGAGTGATGTTCTCTCTCAGCTCAATGTCTTGGTGTCTCCTAAGAGCAAGATATTGGTGGTCACAGTTCTTGGAGTTCAGAGCACAGGAAAGTCCACTCTCCTTAACACGATGTTTGGAGTGCAGTTTGCCGTCAGCAGTGGTCGATGCACTCGAGGTGCTTTCATGTTGTTAATCAGAGTCAATGAAGATGTCAAAAAAGTACTCAACTGTGACTTCATGGTGATCATTGACACCGAGGGCTTAAAGTCACCAGAGCTTGCACAACTAGATGATAGCCATGAGCATGACAATGAGCTTGCAACACTTGTTGTGGGGCTGAGTGATATCACCATTATCAATATTGCAATGGAGAAttcaacagaaatgaaagacatCCTACAAATAGTTGTGCATGCTTTTCTCAGGATGAAGGAGGTAGGCAAAAAGCCCAAATGTCAGTTTGTTCACCAGAATGTGTCAGATGTTTCAGCCCATGAGAAGAACTTACGAGACAGGAAACTGCTCTTGCAACAGTTAAATGAGATGACGCAGGCAGCAgccaaaatggaaaagaaagaggagaacaAGAGCTTCACTGATGTGATGGAGTACAGTCCAGACACTGGGAACTGGTACATTCCTGGACTTTGGAATGGAAACCCACCAATGGCACCAGTCAATGCAGGATACAGTGAAGCTGTATATGAGCTCAAGAAGAACATCATCCAAATGTTGGGAAATTGTAACTCATCTGCTAACAAAATCTCTGAGTTTACAGAGTGGATGTCAAGCCTCTGGAATGCAGTAAAGCATGAAAACTTCATCTTCAGCTTCAGAAACAGCCTAGTGGCTGATGCCTACATGAGGCTTTGCACAGAATTCAACAAATGGGAATGGGAATTCAAAAAAGACATGTACACCTGGGTCACAAATGCTGAAACAAGAATTTCCaattttgggaaatttgcttTGAAATCAGAGAAAC
Encoded proteins:
- the LOC122973393 gene encoding up-regulator of cell proliferation-like, which codes for MEDVSDEDSFVDLYSAEDTPPTPQTGCKETQMESLLEDLGLEQHYKEKLSLSTILQINEKTITDEPVKRNSDLPWYFLKKLMMVNVTARNVKCTSVCDSNCDAASGNTGLDLDNLLNSPNSGDMLNPLDIITALFLCSDGFVQQEMALKMSMCQFSVPLLLPNCETEQCTLMLWAMRDIVKKYRPQSLSVSKGFIEDRVVLSDLPMISFVRLGECSLSKSEILNKLLSNSQQYHDTFVHCNMECGDSPRRISNGLVEITWYLPCGNKNMDLFSEPVAVANLRGDIASFETQYSFLCQTSTAVFVFFDNLDSECRLLTNQHHKAQIYLVGNHQSKQFSLDALKKVATKLGLTNSNIILKTKQMNDADFVSKLRNTVRDAVESSKKKMRIEQMTDIAYELGILVDEDSPECQTAKKNADAITAEIHDTLKYKEAQLPRQGKIWKDLTCLEKEEFRLQKVGSENIEMYKGNLKVQKTKLRGKQNSYDISTAMTCFINAVSSPGIERCYFLKWMRINLDNLSREKLSDLREQYKKKCKSSDNKEEIKDIDRQLSNSSLGTEHFFREMGQIYEASVSLPETHPSRQQLQHLPKLCAGLLLDGFPLELVDGDASNIPLRWVSDVLSQLNVLVSPKSKILVVTVLGVQSTGKSTLLNTMFGVQFAVSSGRCTRGAFMLLIRVNEDVKKVLNCDFMVIIDTEGLKSPELAQLDDSHEHDNELATLVVGLSDITIINIAMENSTEMKDILQIVVHAFLRMKEVGKKPKCQFVHQNVSDVSAHEKNLRDRKLLLQQLNEMTQAAAKMEKKEENKSFTDVMEYSPDTGNWYIPGLWNGNPPMAPVNAGYSEAVYELKKNIIQMLGNCNSSANKISEFTEWMSSLWNAVKHENFIFSFRNSLVADAYMRLCTEFNKWEWEFKKDMYTWVTNAETRISNFGKFALKSEKHDMRELLTSLKNEACTVLSKWETKILENLTKYFKQTEGHVYLVEGYKEEFSNSAKSLRREIQSSVLNQLTAAAEIKQGMAELDRVKKNHTKQLEERVCALIEDCRKKKVKMTDKELDKEFDEMWDKTLKELSFCEQKVTDVFTSVSHNLRANLSHKGSHANEILNKKDLKNCGQMPFKYKPTVEGAFNQFKHTVKKLFNKDQVVAMQQMADSIIAACEDILIQKMERKTNYHETYILEILHMIDERLQNNQNLKADIEFEVSLKQYICGFAARTFQKMHEDFIHVNDPKTCLKQNKEKFRADFKDVFNERNQCQKKAEEFTDRCLKPAVEDFVNRSLGPDIIGEMLTCHQFSTRIFFQYSVLQDLLSKDDFENYRRYICSYEGYVKEWTLNQIKEHFADPSKALEFEYRHVQSSINSINNVINKAKTGRSGNLKTFVEDICKALGDKLVISQDALGAFMILNNADKEQFAHWLTQCVKDMAQALREKFKKTNIEMKLRNLHVSPQNELFTRLIGCGKQCPFCKAPCEAGGKAHTEHWTSLHRPEGFGRYRWNATEKLVTDICSSAVISDTCFRCDATKDEWHPYKRYKEIFPDWKIAPDVSLEASDYWKYVMAKFNHEFANAYKARPADIPPTWKNITLKQAKVSLKESFNIK